A stretch of DNA from Polyodon spathula isolate WHYD16114869_AA chromosome 4, ASM1765450v1, whole genome shotgun sequence:
GGAGCTTGAAGCTCCATTAGAGAGAAGACTTCCAGGGAGCTGGTAACCGAGGAGTACTGTGTGCAACACAAGGAGTGTTGTGTGCAAGACAATGAGTGCTGTGTGTATCCAATGAGTGCTGTGTGTAAGACAATGAGTGCTGTGTGCAAGACAATGAGTGCTGTGTGTAAGACAAGGAGTGCTGTGTGTATCCAATGAGTGCTGTGTGTATCCAATGAGTGCTGTGTGTAAGACAATGAGTGCTGTGTGTAAGACAACGAGTGCTGTGTGTAGAGTGCTGTGTGTAAATGAGTGCTGTGTGTAAGACAATGAGTGCTGTGTGCAAGACAATGAGTGCTGTGTGTAAGACAAGGAGTGCTGTGTGTATCCAATGAGTGCTGTGTGTAAGACAATGAGTGCTGTGTGTAAGACAACGAGTGCTGTGTGTAAGACAATGAGTGCTGTGTGTAAGACAATGAGTGCTGTGTGTAAGACAATGAGTGCTGTGTGTAAGACAATGAGTGCTGTGTGTAAGACAATGAGTGCTGTGTAAGACAACGAGTGCTGTGTGTAAGACAATGAGTGCTGTGTGTAAGACAATGAGTGCTGTGTGTAAGACAATGAGTGCTGTGTGTATCCAATGAGTGCTGTGTGTAAGACAAGGAGTGCTGTGTGTAAGACAAGGAGTGCTGTGTGTAAGACAAGGAGTGCTGTGTGTAAGACAATGAGTGCTGTGTGTATCCAATGAGTGCTGTGTGTAAGACAATGAGTGCTGTGTGTAAGACAATGAGTGCTGTGTGTAAGACAATGAGTGCTGTGTGTAAGACAATGAGTGCTGTGTGTAAGACAATGAGTGCTGTGTGTAAGACAATGAGTGCTGTGTGTAAGACAATGAGTGCTGTGTGTAAGACAATGAGTGCTGTGTGTAAGACAATGAGTGCTGTGTGTAAGACAAGGAGTGCTGTGTGTATCCAATGAGTGCTGTGTGTAACCAATGAGTGCTGTGTGTAAGACAATGAGTGCTGTGTGTATCCAAGGAGTGCTGTGTGTAAGACAAGGAGTGCTGTGTGTATCCAATGAGTGCTGTGTGTAGCCAATAAGTGCTGTGTGTATCCAATGAGTGCTGTGTGTAAGCATGGTTTTGTTGGgaaaacggcttagctgtcccaACCCTTTAGTTTATGAAAACTAAAACTTGTTGCATccttgttcatattgtattttagtagcattatttgcacttactgtaaactacactgtatttaagtattaatcttgcattgtaaccatgtgcagtactgccctgtaacacctgtgagtcaccttggataaaggtgtctgccaaataaaagGCGGGTCATGCTGGAATCTAATTCGAAGAGCTCGATACAGCCATGGCCGTccctagctatgaggacaccaaggGCGTGTCCtcgcttgtttttttatttatttatttatttatttattgtttcatcaatgctgatgctcatgtaaaaattctggtaaagtacaagagattccttcattttctctgttggtctGCCATGTAACAtagaatagtaaataccaagcaatCATATAAATACTGTCAGCTATAGCTTGAAAACCTAAGTAAAACCTAACCCTAAGCATGTtgagtccagtccagtccagtctggGTCCTGCTGGAATCTAATTGTAATATCTTGATACAGCATGTTGAGTCCAGTCCAGTCCGAGTCCTGCTGGAATCTAATTGTAATATCTTGATACAGCATGTtgagtccagtccagtccagtctggGTCCTGCTGGAATCTAATTGTAATATCTTGATACAGCATGTTGAGTCCAGTCCAGTCCGAGTCCTGCTGGAATCTAATTGTAATATCTTGATACAGCATGTTGAGTCCAGTCCAGTCTGGGTCCTGCTGGAATCTAATTGTAATATCTTGATACAGCATGTTGAGTCCAGTCCAGTCCGGGTCCTGCTGGAATCTAATCCAGGACTTCAGGAGCAGGTTAGCAGACTGGCACGTGGTCTCATATGTGAGTCATAGGCTGAGCAGGGAGTAGATTTCTTAGTAGCCTAAAGATGAATTGATATCACTGGGTATTAAGATGCACTGAAAGTGTCTGGCTGGAACTAGTCTATATATAAGTTATGATATTTGCCCTTCAAATGAATGCAGTCTGTAACATGTGGTCTTTACAATGTTACATTGTATTAAAGATCATTGGGACTGAATTCATCAATACCGCGACTATGTATTCATggtaattgtattgtttgttactACTGAACTTCATATTTTTAAGCAAGATGCATCAGTTTTTTGTACTCACTTAACATTCACTGTTTTGCTTTTCTATGTCTTGTGATAATAGCACACAGCAGTTTATCTGTAGTActgttttacaaatatttgcttgaactaacatacaaaaaaaaactaaaaataagtgaTTAATAAAAGGAGGGCCAGTAATGATGGTACTGTAAAGCTAATTCCAGTGAAGAAAATGGATTTTACAATATAGGTCAGCACACAGAGTAGGATCTGGGACAGAATTACAAGATTGAGCTGTGCTCTCATCACACCAGACTGCAGCAACTCTGTACTGCTGACTGACCCTCCTCTCATCAGGAGACCTGAATTCAAAAGCACGAAACGATGTGGGGAATGAAGTGAAATCGATGGATACAGTCTTCAGTGAATCGTCTTTATCTGACACTTCATCTGAAGCTGTTTCCATTCACTTAGGCCTACAGTACATGCTTGCTGATGTTTTATCAGGAGAGGTTGTTAAAACTCTTCTCTACTTCTTAAATAGCATCGTAATAATCAGTGTAATCCTATATAGGCAATCCTATATAGGATTACACAGCTGTATTATTGGATTTGAGCAATACCTGTATGACTGAACAGCCTTGTGATAATCTGCGTGTAGTGCATTAGCCCTAGGCAATCTTATATAGGATTTCACAGCTGCATACTTgctaacatttggaaactgttcagtgggatTCTCATCTCTGGGGGGCGGGaggcggggggagggggggagcgtgtgtgtgtgtgtgtgtgtgtgatatgcatcatacacatgggaagAGTCataacaaaaaacactcattatcatataatagatgtaTCCCCCCCAATtcaacacgacacgaccatcatgacagtaaaaatagacataatgaagtgttcttccctttgtataagtgagtgatcagcagatgtgtcagccacaccaagagcacagcgtgtggttttcactaactctactgtgcagaataaatgattttttttctatttgtaaatatcaggactttcttcctatgctttgggacgcgggacatttgctaggaaatcgggactgtctcGACCATATAGGGGCTGTTGGCATGTGTGCAGCTGTATTGATTTGAACTAGGGATGTAAATCATTAagagtttaaacgtttaaacgttAGTAAAGTGTCAAgcgtttttaattttgcttaatcatttaaatatggcaaaaTATGTGCACGTCAAATATGAACtgctttagatgtgtaatggctgcagtatggGACACTGactttaggtttagggtttcagTGTATTggttattcattgttttattaacaacaatATGATAATCAATCCGATTGCAGTGTTCTGACAGGAACATTTGttggtacctttgtaaggacagtgcaaataacagctactcaattttttttattttttattattactttctaCCTTTGTCACATGGCATGATTGTCATTGGATATTCACCTCCCAATGTCCAGCATGCTTTTGGTCATGTGACTAGTCTGCTTCTATGAAGCTGGATCTAGCATGGAGGAGGTGGGGCCCAGACATGCAAGAGAAATCTGTATCAACTACAGGAAATGTTACCAGTTTTTTCCCATTCTCAAACACTGTATgtgcaattcattaaaaaatgcatgaataaaacacacacagaaaactaAACATCCACATACAGTACACGGAAATAttacagtttttcccaattgtttacacacGTTTGCTGAATCTTTGGCTCCTTTTCCcaaaactctaaacacaaaacacaaaaccacaaacacaaaatgcaaaactctacaaatctctagcaaaagcaaacactgcattcaaaactgttttatctctttccaaaatgtttttttgcatcaaaatgacacacacacacacacgcgcgcgtcATATGAATAGATCTGTCTACCAACCAACAACACACTGATGTGCTCAACACAAAATACTACTATGAATATCCCATCAGTAGGTTTATGCCTTTTGCATTTTCGGTGCTACACTGTAGCCGGTTGTAAAAAATTGTCACAGTAATGTATACctactcaaatatatataaataaacacacacaaatgcaatacagtaacaaaaacattgtcatttatttccaaaatgcagtatttttgaacACTTGTGTTTTGTATGTCACACTTTCCATACCCAACAGgagaaaaccaggaaaaacattcagtaagataaagggttttctgtataaaaataaaaactgaaagtggctcattctttcaaaactctaaacacaaaaagacaaaaacacatgcaaaatgtaAGACAAAAGAAATTAGGCTGCATCCCGCCTCCTATTTTGATCTGGCCACAGCACCTCATCTACATCACAAGCGATGTTGTCCCTGGCTAAACAGCGGGGAAAGAATCTTCTGGAGTGACGGATCCAGCCGCCGAAAGCCTCCACATCAACTTCACCACATGCATCCTCCATTGCCTGGAGAAGAGGCATGCATGGGAGGGGATGGCAGTCATGCACCTTCCATCGCCTTGCCGAAAAAAACTCTTCAGTTGGGTGTAGGAATGGGGAATATGGTGGGAGGTATAGAACAATAAATTGTGGGTGGTCAATGAACCAGTTGCGGACCAGAGCAGCCCGGTGGAAACTCACGTTGTCCCAGATGACAACATACCTGGGCTGCTCTGGTCCACCCGTCTGCTCGGCTGGAATCAGGATGCCATGTAGCGTGTCCAGGAATGTGATGAGAAGGGTGGTGTTGTAGGGACCAAGGTTGGTATGGTGATGGAGGATGCCTTGCTGGCTAATGGCTGCGCACATGGTGATATTCCCTCCACGCTGTCCAGGGACATTCacaatggcacggtggccaataATGTTCCGTCCCCGTCCCCTTCTTTTGGCTAGGTTGAAGCCAGCCtcatcaatgtaaatataaacGTGCTGAATTGCAGATGCATCCAGCTCCAAGACTCTGAAACAGACAACaagacaatatgtgaaatagaccTAGAGCAGTCAATATGGTGAGGCACAATACActggattacagtactgtaatgtgtctATACAGTGCTGATATGATAGTAAATTCATAGTATAGTACTTACTTGCACATATTCATAGCGCTGTTCTTTATCTCTCTCTGAGTTTCACTCAAATAGCACCCTGTAGACCTGTTTCATCTGGATTCGGTTGCGTTGTAATACACGGTCCAATGTAGACAAGCCCACTTGGTGAattttattgaatattgtgttgtctgcaatTATGTGGTTCTGGATTTCTCGTAGTCTAATGGTATTGTTTGCCATCACCATGTTCACAATAGCAGTCTCCTGTTCTGGTATGAACAGCCGATGTCTTCCACCATGTCCTGGCCATCTCTTAGTTCTGCAGAAGATCCACAAATATGATATGATTGGTTACAGTAagctaaaataatctattttctttcaatatgaattgacattactgtaacattgacCAACAATCACTGAGTAACATAGGCCTACTGATATGTCGGActgcagtatactacagtatacatacataaagaGCATAGTGTAGATGGTAGGTAACTTACTGgttctcatttctgaatgtacGGATGATAGATCCAACCGTGTAGCGGCTCAGGTTGGGCTGAACTCTCTGCCCAGCCTCCCTCATACTCAATCCATGGTTGAGCACATGGTCAACCAATGTGGCCCTGATCTCATCTGAGACAACTGTCCTtcctcgtcctcgtcctcctCTTTTTCCTCTTACTCTCACTCCTTGACCTCTAGCTCTTGCTTCACCATTGACTTCCATTTTCCTCCAAAACAGGAGAGCTTATCTGTGGCCTTTTCTAGTGCTAAAGCTCTGATTTCTAAGTGAACAATTCAGCAACTAGTGTTTACACCTGTGAGGAGTGGGTGTTGCCAGTTGGTGTATAGAGCTTGGCATTGTGATTGGCGTTGCTTTCCAAAGGGACTACAGAgactttaattttgaatgttgtgCCTAATGTAGAGAACTGTGTAGTGTTTTGCAAAAAGTGTGATATAGAATTGGAAACTGAGTGTAAAGCAGGAATTGTGCTTGCAATTTTGCAGACTTGGTTTAGGGATTTGGTACATGAGTTTTAGGTTTCGGTGATTGCATTTCAAGTTCCAATTTtagtgtgtaaacaattgggataaactgtaaaaaaaaaactaaaaataataaggtcacgttatcaaaaaaaaaaaaaaagtttgctttgcTGAAATTTCAGGTATTTCCTGTCAGTTGTTTTGATAAAGACCACATAAATATCTTAGCCATGTGCACGCAGCCCCTGAGCCAGGATGGAGGTGTTCCAGGATAAAGCTGCCACATGGCAAGTTAGCTGATAAAGATATACAGAGTTCTATTTCACTGATGTTTACAACACGGTGAACACTGCTTTGTACACATTCTCTGTTGAGGTTATTTTTAAGCCAGTGCTGATGGTAAACGCCACTGGTATGTGCAACCCTAGCAGGCTTCACTGAACACTGAGCATTGTAGCATCTAGTGATGGCAAGCATCTCTGAGGCGCACACATGGAGTGTGGGCCATGTGGATGTGGTGTAAAGCAATAAGGGGAAATGAGTAATAATGGAAAGTAATACTGGAGCTGATATGCTGTAGGAATTCTGGCTTTGAAGCCATGGCTTTAAAACAGTCAAACAGCAGCACCTAGAGAAAAAATACATGCATTCATTTGCGTGTTAACTTTCGGAACTTTCTAGAGCTGTTTATGAGCTACATTGAGAGATGTATTCATTTACTGTAACTGTTAATATCACCCACCCCACCTCTGTTTTAAACGCTCACTCGTATTGTTTTGTGCAGTCAGTGTTGTCCTATGTAACTACTTTTCATTTTGAGgaattgtttagtttagtttttttaaatagtgttatgGTGTGTTTATAGCTCCTgtaggaaatataaaaaaattgtcCCAGTAAAGGTTCCCCAGCAGAACTCTAAAGATTTTGACCTTGAAAGCAAGAATTTGTTGGGTTGGGTCCCTCAGTGCATTGACCTTGGTGTGACAGCGTTAATTATGCAGTAATCCCATCCTGTGCAGTCACCTTTCCGGGAGCTACAGAGAAAACAAATCTCAAATTCGCATTGCTGAGGCTTTTCGTTTTACGCACCGGAAACCACACAGGCATGGCATCTGTCCGTGGCCTGAGGAAAAGTCAGTGGGAGTCGGGAACAACTGAACAGGATGAGGTGGGCTCAGGCTCCACACAGTAAAGCccagtgcagtttatttttggaaGACTCTGTTTGCGGCGTTCATACCTGAGGGGTTGTGAGTGACAAGAGGTCTCCTTGGGATCCTTGAGTCCTCCAACAGAGACCTTCTATGGCAATAGTTTTTGTGGTCTCCTGGCAGTTTTGTCACGGCACATGGTGTGACTTGCACACATAGAGAGGCAGCCCGTGCCTCAGAGTAGATTGCCAGCAGGAAGCAATGGATATATGCTAAATATATGGGCTTCTGGGGAAGCATGATGTCACTTTGAGGCTCTATGAGATTCTCACAGGATACAATTGATTTACATCagctgatcattttttttttgcctggtaCACAGAACAAGGTTATTGTGTTGCAGTTTGTATACAGTTTGTATGTTTGCTGAAAATTAACCAAAGCGATGGTTCTGGCAGGCAACTCACTTTAACCTTGGATAAACATCAAACATATCTTAGGCGCTTCTAATACCAGAACTAATACCACCTGACTGAAATAAAAGGGAGCCATTCTGTGTTAAATTAACCAAATTCAACAGGTCTCCCCACTTGACCCTTTCATATGTACACAAAACGTTCTTCCTTACTTCAAAGTAAAAAGTGTCCTATAATGTACAtgactgaaaatacatttccaacCTTGCTAGCCCCCCGATATTGCAAGTGACACAGACGTCAAAGCACCTGGTAATGAGCAGCGGTCATTGCACAGAGCAACAGAACACCCTGTGTTAGGGAAGTGTTACTGCTCACAGTGCAATGATGCAATAAACAGTTTACGAATGTTCATATTGACATAAGGTGAGCTGCTACGGCAATGACCCACTTGGCCTTAGGCTTATAATGGTGACTGATATGAAAGAAAGTATGAGAATAATTATGAGAAATAATTAACCACAGTAAGCTTGTAAACTATagtagttagtggttggttgcacctgGGTGGAGTACAGCTgaataacacattttactgtTGACATCTATAACTAGTAAGACAGCATAAACAACCTGTAGTCGCATAGGCTGTGAGCTACCAGAGTATAAATACAAGGCCCAGAGgagctcccaatacctccagatcatctgGATCATTGGGGTAGCGTCTGAAGCTGTCTCTCCAGGGGTTGAGGTAATCTGATCATTTCTTTTTATCATCTCTCTTAATACTTCTGGCACGTATTGTATTCAGACAATAATcttcaatgtagaatgtaatgtgggtatttgaaactaataaatggtaaacacTGTTAAGATTTCAAGGATGGTCTGGCCTCATCCTTATAGCATAACAAAGTAACTGATTCTGTGTTTACCTTAATGTACATGTACCAGCAAACACCGTCCATATTGTATATatgaatttatttacaaaaaactaaataataagtAGATAACACCAATCTATTGGGAACCAAATGAATTGAAAGTACTGTAGATCAACCCAGTTAAGCTTTAGTGCAAGACTTTACTCAAAGTAACAGTAGAGTTCTCTTGGCCTGATTAGTAGGCTTGTCTGTTTGAAAGGATGAGTCACATTTTAAGAGTGTAACAGCAAAGAGCCATCCAGAGCAGTGTCTGTGGGCTAATTAGTAGTTTGCAAAACAAATGGTTATTATGGGTTGTTATCCTTCAACGTCTATCAATAATGGGTACTAGACTATATATATCTTTAAACTGCATccatgtgaccccccccccccaaacacctCTTTCCAATTGATCCAGTTGAATTGTGAAACAGAATTTACTGAACTGGTCTAAGAGGAGCTTTTGAAAGAGTCTTTAACCCTTCATTGAGACCTTACCCCGTCACGTTTTAACCTGAACCATGGAGAGTTGAGTCTAACCCTTCCTTCAGACCTTACCCCATCACGGTTTAATCTGAACCATGAAGAGAGTTGAGTCTAACCCTTCGTTCAGACCTTACCCCATCACATTTTAATCTGAACCATGAAGAGAGTTGAGTCTAACCCTTCGTTCAGACCTTACCCCATCACGTTTTAATCTGAACCATGAAGAGAGTTGAGTCTAACCCTTCGTTCAGACCTTAACCCATCACGTTTTAATTTGAACCATGAAGAGTGTTGAGTCTAACCCTTCGTTCAGACCTTACCCCATCACGTTTTAATCTGAACCATGAAGAGAGTTGAGTCTAACCCTTCCTTCATACCTTACCCCATCACGTTTTAATCTGAACC
This window harbors:
- the LOC121314041 gene encoding uncharacterized protein LOC121314041 — encoded protein: MNMCKVLELDASAIQHVYIYIDEAGFNLAKRRGRGRNIIGHRAIVNVPGQRGGNITMCAAISQQGILHHHTNLGPYNTTLLITFLDTLHGILIPAEQTGGPEQPRYVVIWDNVSFHRAALVRNWFIDHPQFIVLYLPPYSPFLHPTEEFFSARRWKVHDCHPLPCMPLLQAMEDACGEVDVEAFGGWIRHSRRFFPRCLARDNIACDVDEVLWPDQNRRRDAA